In the genome of Augochlora pura isolate Apur16 chromosome 8, APUR_v2.2.1, whole genome shotgun sequence, one region contains:
- the Nmdar1 gene encoding glutamate ionotropic receptor NMDA type subunit 1 isoform X4 — protein sequence MAKYEGALLFLLLIVLNDEIYNGQAEFQANNPTLFNIGAVLSNESRAHFEQKIKNLNLDSKYVRKGVSYTHTVIQMDSNPIKMALSVCNYLIAKRVYAVVVSHPLTGDLSPAAVSYTNGFYHIPVIGISSRDSAFSDKNIHVSFLRTVPPYSHQADVWVDLLKHFNYLKVIFIHSSDTDGRALLGRFQTTSQNLDADVEIKVQVDPIIEFEPGLENFTQQLIDMKLAQSRVCLLYASKTDADVIFRDAAALNMTGAGYVWIVTEQALDAPNAPEGLLGLKLINAEKEEAHIHDSLLVLVKALNEMNKTELITEPPKDCDDSGTIWETGKSLFGFIRKQVLPNGTTGNVAFDDNGDRIFAEYHIINIQEKGERVSVGKYFYPILNVGQNTTKMKLMVNESSITWPGRSRTKPEGYMIPTHLKVLTIEEKPFVYVREISETESCQPEEILCPHFNATEHESTKTYCCKGYCMDLLEKLSETINFTYSLALSPDGQFGSYMIKNISGGKKEWTGLIGELVNERADMIVAPLTINPERAEFIEFSKPFKYQGITILEKKPSRSSTLVSFLQPFSNTLWILVMVSVHVVALVLYLLDRFSPFGRFKLANTDGTEEDALNLSSAIWFAWGVLLNSGIGEGTPRSFSARVLGMVWAGFAMIIVASYTANLAAFLVLERPKTKLTGINDARLRNTMENLTCATVKGSAVDMYFRRQVELSNMYRTMEANNYDTAEEAIRDIKIGKLMAFIWDSSRLEFEAAQDCELVTAGELFGRSGYGIGLQKGSLWADAVTLAILDFHESGFMESLDTHWILQGNIQQCEQLENTPNTLGLKNMAGVFIVVGVGIIGGIGLIIIEVAYKKHQIRKQKKMELARHAADKWRGAIE from the exons ATGGCGAAATACGAAGGAGCCTTATTATTCCTCCTCCTAATTGTTTTGAACGACGAAATCTACAATGGGCAAGCCGAGTTCCAGGCCAACAATCCCACCCTCTTCAACATCGGCGCTGTATTGTCGAACGAGAGCAGAGCCCATTTCGAGCAGAAAATCAAA AACTTAAACTTAGACTCGAAATACGTCCGGAAAGGAGTGTCCTACACGCACACAGTGATCCAGATGGACTCGaatccaattaaaatggcaCTGAGCGTGTGCAATTACTTGATCGCGAAGAGGGTGTACGCGGTGGTGGTCTCTCACCCCCTGACCGGAGACTTGTCGCCGGCAGCTGTATCCTACACGAACGGATTCTACCACATACCCGTTATCGGCATATCGTCGAGAGACTCGGCGTTCTCCGACAAA AACATTCATGTTTCTTTCCTGCGCACGGTACCGCCTTACTCGCATCAGGCAGACGTGTGGGTGGATCttctgaaacattttaattatttgaaggtGATCTTCATCCACAGCTCCGACACCGATGGCCGGGCTTTGCTCGGCCGGTTTCAGACCACCTCGCAAAACTTAGATGCAGATGTAGAGATTAAAGTTCAG GTGGACCCCATCATCGAGTTCGAACCAGGTCTGGAAAATTTCACACAACAGCTGATAGACATGAAATTGGCGCAATCCAGAGTGTGTTTGCTGTATGCGTC AAAAACCGATGCGGACGTGATCTTCCGTGACGCTGCAGCCCTGAACATGACCGGCGCAGGATATGTTTGGATCGTCACGGAGCAAGCCTTAGATGCGCCGAACGCACCGGAAGGTCTTCTCggcttgaaattaattaacgcggagaaagaggaagCTCACATCCACGATAGTCT GCTGGTACTGGTAAAAGCGTTGAACGAAATGAACAAAACAGAATTGATCACAGAGCCTCCAAAGGATTGCGACGATTCCGGCACCATTTGGGAAACTGGGAAAAGCCTGTTCGG ATTTATCCGTAAACAAGTATTGCCGAACGGTACTACCGGAAACGTAGCTTTCGACGACAATGGGGACCGGATATTCGCCGAGTATCATATCATCAATATTcaggaaaaaggagaaagagtgtccgttggaaaatatttctacccCATT TTAAACGTAGGACAGAATACCACCAAGATGAAGCTAATGGTGAACGAATCAAGCATAACTTGGCCTGGTCGGTCACGAACAAAGCCGGAAGGTTATATGATCCCCACGCATTTAAAAGTGCTCACGATCGAGGAGAAGCCGTTCGTCTATGTTCGCGAGATCTCAGAGACCGAATCCTGCCAACCAGAAGAGATTCTATGTCCTCATTTCAATGCCACTGAACACGAAA GTACGAAAACATACTGTTGCAAAGGCTACTGCATGGACTTGTTAGAAAAGCTATCGGAGACCATAAATTTCACTTACAGTTTGGCTCTGTCTCCTGATGGACAATTCGGCAGCTACATGATTAAGAATATCTCAG GCGGCAAGAAAGAGTGGACTGGACTTATAGGGGAACTAGTCAACGAAAGAGCTGACATGATCGTTGCTCCTTTAACCATCAATCCAGAACGCGCCGAATTCATCGAGTTCAGCAAGCCTTTTAAGTACCAGGGCATCACTATCCTCGAGAAAAAG CCTTCAAGATCGTCGACCCTGGTATCGTTTCTGCAACCATTCAGCAACACACTTTGGATACTGGTGATGGTGTCGGTGCACGTAGTGGCTCTAGTTCTGTACCTCCTCGACCGGTTCTCGCCCTTCGGGAGGTTCAAGCTAGCAAACACTGACGGTACCGAAGAGGATGCTCTCAACTTGTCCAGCGCAATCTGGTTCGCCTGGGGAGTCCTACTCAACAGTGGAATCGGAGAAG GAACTCCGAGAAGCTTCTCTGCGCGGGTATTGGGCATGGTTTGGGCAGGATTCGCGATGATTATCGTTGCCTCGTACACTGCCAACTTGGCTGCATTCTTGGTGCTGGAACGGCCGAAAACGAAATTAACTGGAATCAACGATGCTCGC CTGAGAAACACTATGGAGAATCTCACGTGTGCAACTGTGAAGGGCTCAGCAGTGGATATGTACTTCCGTCGACAGGTTGAACTGTCTAATATGTATCGCACCATGGAAGCAAATAATTACGACACTGCTGAGGAAGCCATCAGGGACATTAAAATTGG AAAACTCATGGCCTTTATCTGGGACAGCTCTCGGTTGGAATTCGAGGCTGCCCAGGATTGTGAATTGGTCACTGCAGGAGAACTATTTGGACGGTCTGGCTACGGAATCGGCCTACAAAAGGGCTCTTTGTGGGCGGATGCTGTGACCCTGGCTATTCTAGACTTTCACGAAA GCGGTTTCATGGAGAGCCTCGATACGCATTGGATCCTCCAAGGGAACATACAGCAATGCGAGCAACTAGAGAACACTCCAAACACGCTGGGTCTTAAGAACATGGCCGGTGTGTTCATAGTGGTGGGTGTAGGGATCATCGGTGGTATCGGTTTGATCATCATTGAGGTGGCATACAAGAAACATCAAATCCGCAAACAGAAGAAAATGGAACTGGCGAGACACGCGGCGGACAAATGGAGAGGAGCAATCGAG TAA